The Maylandia zebra isolate NMK-2024a linkage group LG7, Mzebra_GT3a, whole genome shotgun sequence genome contains a region encoding:
- the LOC143412325 gene encoding zinc finger protein 277-like: protein MKEAHGFDLHLLKTELNLKFYQQVKLVNFIRRQIHQSHCYGCTRMFDCRADALRHIAAEGHVMKLPEMSAWDQPQYYFPTYENDALLCTLSDSEEGDGDEEHRGEEIPVIAEDISNLRALKQSSVLKQLLKERGGSS, encoded by the exons ATGAAG gaGGCTCACGGCTTCGACCTCCACCTCCTTAAGACCGAGCTCA ACCTCAAGTTCTACCAGCAGGTCAAACTGGTGAACTTCATCCGGCGGCAGATCCATCAGAGCCACTGCTACGGCTGCACGCGGATGTTCGACTGCCGGGCGGACGCCCTGCGTCACATCGCGGCTGAAGGTCACGTGATGAAACTGCCAGAGATGTCCGCCTGGGACCAGCCGCA GTATTACTTCCCCACGTACGAGAACGACGCTCTCCTGTGCACGCTCTCTGACAGCGAGGAAGGCGACGGTGACGAGGAGCATCGCGGCGAGGAGATCCCGGTCATCGCGGAGGACATCTCTAACCTGAGAGCGCTGAAACAGTCCAGTGTCCTCAAGCAGCTGCTGAAGgagcgaggaggcagcagctag